In a genomic window of Littorina saxatilis isolate snail1 linkage group LG6, US_GU_Lsax_2.0, whole genome shotgun sequence:
- the LOC138968649 gene encoding uncharacterized protein encodes MAGAASASYGFWQPRRTPRAIDTTTRCRPNRMRTSAILKPPKSSVNFQVETFKLFGKLKSTTTEVHNSLPTIETIETEKTLMSFDEKRHAAPDHVNYSDFYRTLSSCFTPRPSRAGTARSVGLSSRSVDSRHSKLFALAPGVVNHGSRPLESRQSIVSRLSTSYTARPSESRGTDRLSMTAGNLKGSGSSYCSDESRSGRISESILEVSSEPNTQRVTVEELQPSISSRI; translated from the exons GCAGGGGCAGCTTCCGCCAGTTATGGTTTCTGGCAGCCGAGACGGACTCCACGTGCTATAGACACTACCACCAGGTGTCGCCCCAACAGAATGAGGACCAGCGCCATATTGAAACCGCCCAAATCCTCTGTCAACTTCCAGGTGGAGACTTTCAAACTCTTTGGCAAACTGAAGAGCACCACCACAGAAGTCCACAATAGTCTGCCTACTATTGAGA CCATCGAGACAGAGAAGACGCTGATGAGCTTTGACGAGAAGCGCCACGCCGCACCAGACCACGTCAACTACAGTGACTTCTACCGGACACTGTCCAGCTGCTTTACGCCAAGGCCGTCCAGGGCCGGAACGGCGCGGTCAGTGGGACTCAGCTCCCGCAGCGTGGACAGCAGACACTCCAAGCTCTTCGCCCTAGCCCCCGGAGTGGTCAACCACGGGTCAAGGCCGCTTGAGTCTCGCCAGTCCATCGTCTCTAGGTTAAGCACGAGCTACACGGCCAGGCCGTCAGAGTCGCGCGGGACGGATAGGCTTAGCATGACCGCGGGCAACTTGAAGGGGTCCGGTAGCAGCTACTGCAGTGATGAGTCGCGGTCCGGCAGGATCTCTGAGAGTATCCTGGAGGTCAGTAGCGAGCCCAACACGCAGCGAGTCACCGTGGAGGAGCTCCAGCCTTCCATTTCATCCAGGATTTAG